A DNA window from Pseudomonas sp. GD03919 contains the following coding sequences:
- a CDS encoding GNAT family acetyltransferase, with amino-acid sequence MHIRPFRLADEAAVVDLWQRCDLTRPWNDPHKDIQRKLQVQPELFLVGEIDGKLVASAMAGYEGHRGWVNYLAVCPEQRQQGLARQLMVYIEEQLLALGCPKLSLQVRDANRAALAFYERLGYKVDASVSLGKRLIADD; translated from the coding sequence ATGCACATCCGCCCCTTCCGGCTCGCCGACGAAGCCGCCGTCGTCGATCTCTGGCAACGCTGCGACCTGACCCGCCCGTGGAACGATCCGCACAAGGACATCCAGCGCAAGCTGCAGGTGCAGCCCGAGCTGTTTCTGGTGGGTGAGATCGACGGCAAGCTGGTGGCCTCGGCCATGGCCGGCTACGAGGGGCATCGCGGCTGGGTCAACTACCTGGCGGTGTGCCCCGAGCAACGCCAGCAAGGCTTGGCCCGTCAGTTGATGGTGTATATCGAAGAACAGTTGCTCGCTTTGGGCTGCCCCAAGCTCAGCCTGCAGGTGCGCGATGCCAACCGCGCGGCCCTGGCCTTCTACGAACGGCTTGGCTACAAGGTCGACGCCTCGGTCAGCCTGGGCAAGCGCCTGATCGCGGATGATTGA
- a CDS encoding response regulator transcription factor: MYKILIADDHPLFREAIHNVIADGFPGSEIMETADLDSALELTQNHDDLDLILLDLNMPGMHGLGGLMNLRNEAPTIPVVIVSAEQDKQIVLQAITYGAVGFITKSSPRAQMTEAIAQILDGNVYLPPDIIRSQKSGNSRQHHDNPSIAPELLQALTRKQLLVLERMTKGESNKQIAYSLDIAETTVKAHVSAILRKLNVHNRVQAILSAGDIDFASYLRR; the protein is encoded by the coding sequence ATGTACAAGATTCTGATTGCCGACGACCATCCGCTGTTTCGTGAAGCCATCCATAACGTCATCGCCGACGGTTTTCCCGGCAGCGAGATCATGGAAACCGCCGACCTGGACAGTGCCCTGGAGCTGACCCAGAACCACGACGATCTGGACCTGATCCTGCTCGACCTGAACATGCCCGGCATGCACGGCCTGGGCGGACTGATGAACCTGCGCAACGAGGCGCCAACCATCCCGGTGGTCATCGTTTCCGCCGAACAGGACAAGCAGATCGTGCTGCAGGCCATCACCTACGGTGCGGTGGGTTTCATCACCAAATCCTCGCCGCGCGCGCAGATGACCGAGGCCATCGCGCAGATTCTCGACGGCAACGTCTACCTGCCGCCGGACATCATCCGCTCGCAGAAGAGCGGCAACTCGCGCCAGCACCACGACAACCCCAGCATCGCCCCGGAACTGCTGCAGGCCCTGACGCGCAAGCAGCTGCTGGTGCTTGAGCGCATGACCAAGGGCGAGTCGAACAAGCAGATCGCCTACAGCCTGGATATCGCCGAAACCACGGTCAAAGCCCACGTCTCGGCCATCCTGCGCAAACTCAACGTACATAACCGTGTGCAGGCGATCCTCTCGGCCGGCGATATCGATTTCGCCTCCTACCTGCGGCGCTAG
- a CDS encoding PQQ-dependent catabolism-associated CXXCW motif protein: MKYRLPMQAGLMLACVLLTCLAQAEELFDADGYRSSQYRSPTPSSLEGVQVVDTPALQKLLAERPDTRLIDVYRRPFVQDRFVEDVPHANLPGSLWLANTGDGNLAPQWQRYFSHYLHQQSRGDVRQPFVFYCRSDCWLSWNAARRAHAMGYRQLYWYRDGVDAWEQAGLPLVAAQPAELPAAFLTPAANP, encoded by the coding sequence ATGAAGTACCGTCTGCCCATGCAAGCGGGCCTGATGCTCGCCTGCGTGCTACTGACCTGCCTTGCGCAGGCCGAAGAGCTTTTCGACGCCGATGGTTATCGCAGCAGCCAGTACCGCAGCCCGACGCCGTCCAGTCTGGAAGGTGTACAGGTCGTCGATACACCCGCCCTGCAGAAGCTCCTTGCCGAGCGCCCGGACACCCGCCTGATCGACGTTTATCGCCGTCCCTTCGTGCAGGACCGCTTCGTCGAGGACGTCCCCCACGCCAACCTGCCCGGCAGCCTGTGGCTGGCCAACACCGGCGACGGCAACCTGGCCCCGCAATGGCAGCGCTACTTCAGCCACTATCTGCACCAGCAGAGCCGCGGCGACGTGCGCCAGCCCTTCGTGTTCTACTGCCGCTCCGACTGCTGGCTGAGCTGGAACGCCGCGCGTCGCGCCCATGCCATGGGCTATCGCCAGCTCTACTGGTACCGTGACGGCGTCGATGCCTGGGAACAGGCCGGCCTGCCCCTGGTAGCCGCACAACCTGCCGAACTGCCTGCTGCTTTCCTCACGCCCGCCGCCAACCCATAA
- a CDS encoding ABC transporter permease codes for MTAYWECLRGIVLREWLRFVLQRSRFLSALVRPLLWLLVFAAGFRAALGIAIIEPYDTYITYDTYIVPGLACMILLFNGMQGSLSMVYDREMGSMRVLLTSPLPRAFLLVAKLLATALISLLQVYAFLAIAWVYGVQPPALGLLAVLPALLLVALLLSALGLLLSNGIRQLENFAGVMNFVIFPMFFLSSALYPLWKMRESSEWLYWLCAANPFTHAVELVRNALYLRLHVEALLICAGLTVLLTLLAVVSFNPQHAALRKAG; via the coding sequence ATGACCGCCTACTGGGAATGCCTGCGCGGCATCGTCCTTCGCGAATGGCTGCGCTTCGTGTTGCAGCGCTCGCGCTTTCTCAGCGCCCTGGTGCGTCCGTTGCTGTGGCTGCTGGTGTTCGCCGCCGGCTTTCGCGCCGCGCTGGGCATCGCCATCATCGAGCCGTACGACACCTACATCACCTACGACACCTACATCGTGCCGGGCCTGGCCTGCATGATCCTGCTGTTCAACGGCATGCAGGGTTCGCTGTCGATGGTCTACGACCGCGAGATGGGCAGCATGCGCGTGCTGCTCACCAGCCCGCTGCCGCGCGCCTTCCTGCTGGTGGCCAAACTACTGGCCACGGCGCTGATCTCGCTGCTGCAGGTCTATGCCTTTCTCGCCATCGCCTGGGTCTACGGCGTGCAGCCGCCGGCCTTGGGCCTGCTCGCGGTGCTGCCGGCACTGCTGCTGGTGGCGTTGCTGCTCAGCGCACTGGGCTTGCTGCTGTCCAACGGCATTCGGCAGCTGGAGAATTTCGCCGGGGTGATGAATTTCGTCATCTTCCCGATGTTCTTCCTGTCGTCGGCGCTGTACCCGCTGTGGAAAATGCGCGAGTCCAGCGAGTGGCTGTACTGGCTGTGCGCGGCCAATCCCTTTACCCATGCCGTGGAACTGGTGCGCAACGCACTGTACCTGCGCCTGCATGTCGAGGCGCTGCTGATCTGCGCCGGCCTGACGGTATTACTGACGCTGCTCGCCGTGGTCAGCTTCAACCCGCAGCACGCGGCGCTGCGCAAGGCGGGCTGA
- a CDS encoding ABC transporter ATP-binding protein, whose translation MNALEVSGVGFAYGARQALNDLAFELAPGRFGALLGPNGAGKSTLIALLTRLYDLQQGDIRIFGHSLRDEPRQALRQLGVVFQQSTLDLDLSVQQNLAYHAALHGMPRREAQARIDEELLRQDLAERRHDKVRTLNGGHRRRVEIARALLHQPRLLLLDEASAGLDPASRLALGRHVRNLCREQDLCVLWTTHLLDEIEPSDDLLILHRGERVAWGKASQFGDDLAISFARLTGDEALGRGHVREALRPKRADDVGDDETAPVRTAHPTRGAS comes from the coding sequence ATGAATGCGCTGGAGGTGAGCGGCGTCGGTTTCGCCTATGGCGCCCGCCAGGCGCTCAATGACCTGGCCTTCGAGCTGGCGCCGGGGCGCTTCGGCGCCCTGCTCGGCCCCAACGGTGCCGGCAAGTCGACCCTGATCGCCCTGCTCACCCGCCTGTACGACTTGCAGCAGGGCGACATTCGCATCTTCGGCCATAGCCTGCGCGACGAACCACGCCAGGCGCTACGCCAGTTGGGTGTGGTGTTCCAGCAGAGCACGCTGGATCTCGACCTGTCGGTGCAACAGAACCTCGCCTATCATGCCGCGCTGCATGGCATGCCCCGTCGCGAGGCGCAGGCGCGTATCGACGAGGAGCTGTTGCGCCAGGATCTCGCCGAGCGTCGTCACGACAAGGTGCGCACGCTCAACGGAGGCCATCGTCGCCGCGTGGAGATTGCCCGTGCCCTGCTCCACCAGCCGCGCCTGCTGCTGCTCGACGAAGCCAGCGCCGGGCTCGACCCAGCCAGCCGCCTGGCGCTGGGCCGACATGTGCGCAACCTGTGCCGCGAGCAGGATTTGTGCGTGTTGTGGACGACCCACCTGCTGGATGAGATCGAGCCCAGCGACGACCTGCTGATCCTGCATCGCGGCGAGCGCGTGGCCTGGGGCAAGGCCAGCCAGTTCGGCGACGACCTGGCCATCAGCTTCGCCCGCCTCACCGGCGACGAGGCGCTGGGCCGTGGCCATGTGCGTGAGGCGCTGCGGCCGAAGCGTGCCGACGACGTTGGCGATGATGAAACGGCCCCGGTGCGCACGGCGCACCCTACGCGAGGAGCTAGCTGA
- a CDS encoding YVTN family beta-propeller repeat protein — translation MRLTRLACAVAFSLACHSAFAATAYVSNEKDDSISMIDLDSLEVTATLDVGMRPRGLLLSSDNKLLYICASDSDRVQVMDLATRTIIKELPSGADPEQFALHPNDRWLYISNEDDALVTVVDTQSDEVLAQIEVGVEPEGMAVSPDGKWAVNTSETTNMLHWIDTSTHQLVDNTLVDQRPRHVEFDKDGKRLWASAEIGGTVTVLDVDSRQVLKVLNFAIKGVHPDKVQPVGVKLTDDGKYAFVALGPANHVAVVDAKTYEILDYLLVGRRVWHLAFTPDQKHLLTTNGVSGDVSVIDVDTLKVTKSIKVGRYPWGVVVTP, via the coding sequence ATGCGCCTGACCCGTCTCGCCTGCGCCGTCGCCTTCAGCCTGGCCTGCCACTCGGCCTTCGCCGCTACTGCCTACGTGTCCAACGAGAAGGATGACAGCATCAGCATGATCGACCTCGACAGCCTGGAAGTCACCGCTACCCTGGACGTCGGCATGCGCCCGCGCGGGTTGCTGCTGTCTTCCGACAACAAGCTGTTGTACATCTGCGCCAGCGACTCGGATCGCGTACAGGTGATGGATCTGGCCACGCGCACGATCATCAAGGAGCTGCCTTCCGGCGCCGATCCCGAGCAGTTCGCCCTGCACCCCAACGACCGCTGGCTGTACATCTCCAACGAGGACGATGCCCTGGTCACCGTGGTCGACACCCAAAGCGACGAGGTGCTGGCGCAGATCGAAGTCGGCGTGGAGCCCGAAGGCATGGCGGTGAGCCCGGACGGCAAATGGGCGGTCAACACCAGCGAAACCACCAACATGCTGCACTGGATCGATACCAGCACCCATCAACTGGTGGACAACACCCTGGTTGACCAGCGCCCGCGTCACGTCGAGTTCGACAAGGACGGCAAGCGCCTGTGGGCCTCGGCCGAGATCGGTGGCACGGTGACGGTGCTGGACGTCGACTCGCGCCAGGTGCTCAAGGTGCTCAACTTCGCCATCAAGGGCGTGCACCCGGACAAGGTGCAGCCGGTAGGGGTCAAGCTCACCGACGACGGCAAGTACGCCTTCGTCGCCCTCGGCCCGGCCAACCATGTGGCCGTGGTGGATGCCAAGACCTACGAGATTCTCGACTACCTGCTGGTGGGCCGGCGCGTCTGGCACCTGGCGTTCACCCCGGATCAGAAGCACCTGCTCACCACCAATGGCGTCAGTGGCGACGTATCGGTGATCGACGTCGATACGCTCAAGGTGACCAAGTCGATCAAGGTCGGCCGCTATCCCTGGGGCGTGGTGGTGACGCCATGA
- a CDS encoding ABC transporter substrate-binding protein: MHRISYRLLFCLAAIFSLVAEASANELQVRIGYLAHQPPRGPLLSNVIPEPLDAGRRGAELAIIDSNSTGRFLKQKFELQSAESEDATELLAAAEQQHRAGIRLFVVNAPADTLRQLSERLPDSLLLNAGSADDGLRREQCLGNVLHTLPSRAMLADALAQFLAVRKWTRWLLVTGTTEDDIAYADALKRAAKRFGHTIIAEKPWSFDNDQRRSAQAEMPLFTQAGEYDVVLVADERGDFGEYLPYNTWYPRPVAGTQGLTPTAWHKTVETFGAAQLQKRFEALAGRWMNDRDFAAWMAVRSLATAITKQRTAEPQGIRHLLLNEQLPLDGFKGRKLSFRPWNGELRQPIPLVHPRALVSTSPQDGFLHPSNEMDSLGYDRPEVSCDLANMP, encoded by the coding sequence ATGCACCGGATCAGTTACCGCTTGTTGTTCTGCCTCGCTGCCATATTCAGCTTGGTAGCCGAAGCCAGCGCGAACGAGCTGCAGGTGCGCATCGGCTACCTGGCTCATCAACCACCACGCGGGCCTTTGCTGTCCAACGTCATCCCCGAACCGCTGGACGCCGGCCGGCGCGGCGCGGAGCTGGCGATCATCGATAGCAACAGCACCGGGCGCTTCCTCAAGCAGAAGTTCGAACTGCAAAGCGCCGAGAGCGAGGATGCAACCGAGCTGCTTGCTGCCGCCGAACAACAGCATCGGGCCGGCATTCGCCTGTTCGTAGTCAATGCCCCGGCCGATACCCTGCGCCAGCTCAGCGAGCGCCTGCCAGACAGCCTGCTGCTCAACGCCGGCAGCGCCGACGACGGCCTGCGCCGCGAGCAATGCCTGGGCAACGTGCTGCACACCCTGCCCAGCCGCGCCATGCTGGCCGACGCCCTGGCGCAGTTCCTCGCCGTGCGCAAATGGACGCGCTGGCTGCTGGTTACAGGTACCACCGAGGACGACATCGCCTACGCCGACGCGCTCAAGCGCGCCGCCAAACGCTTCGGCCACACGATCATCGCCGAGAAGCCGTGGAGCTTCGACAACGACCAACGGCGCAGCGCCCAGGCGGAGATGCCGCTGTTTACCCAGGCCGGCGAGTACGACGTGGTGCTGGTGGCCGACGAGCGCGGCGACTTCGGCGAATACCTGCCCTACAACACCTGGTATCCGCGCCCAGTAGCCGGCACCCAGGGCCTGACCCCGACCGCCTGGCACAAGACGGTGGAAACCTTCGGCGCCGCGCAGTTGCAGAAACGCTTCGAGGCGCTGGCCGGACGCTGGATGAACGACCGCGACTTCGCCGCCTGGATGGCCGTGCGCAGCTTGGCCACGGCCATCACCAAGCAGCGCACCGCCGAGCCACAGGGCATTCGCCACCTGCTGTTGAACGAACAACTGCCGCTGGACGGTTTCAAGGGCCGCAAGCTGAGCTTCCGCCCGTGGAATGGCGAGCTGCGCCAGCCGATTCCACTGGTACACCCGCGCGCGCTGGTCAGCACCTCGCCGCAGGACGGTTTTCTCCATCCGAGCAATGAAATGGACAGCCTCGGTTACGACCGCCCGGAAGTGAGCTGCGATCTGGCGAACATGCCTTAG
- a CDS encoding tetratricopeptide repeat protein, producing MRHLACLLLGTLLSTPLSAGDDEQTRIAREMIQVLDAYAVYKMGDFDEALERYRQLAEAGNRQGMLNLGNMYAAGLGTAADLEQALTWYQRAADAGDAIGMYEVARAHDLGLGTEADPDQAAQWYRRAAEQDNAEAQWTLGERLYKQGQHSDGLSWIRAAARQGEHPQAQQFLASREGSRTTITPTEHERRAALAAIATVDQAAQRQDAEALVTLIDDDAQILVRLPHERNWQHLSKAQLRTLWQQTFAQADEYSYQRNEPELINAGGTILAFSLIREKLKRGDRIQQLEIRENAQLRVRDGKASIHGLRLDIRQQGE from the coding sequence ATGCGGCATCTCGCCTGCCTGCTGCTGGGCACACTGCTGAGCACGCCGCTGAGTGCCGGCGACGACGAACAGACGCGTATCGCCCGCGAGATGATCCAGGTGCTGGACGCCTATGCGGTATACAAGATGGGCGACTTCGATGAGGCCTTAGAGCGCTATCGCCAGCTCGCCGAAGCCGGTAACCGCCAGGGCATGCTCAACCTCGGCAACATGTACGCCGCCGGTCTGGGCACCGCAGCCGACCTCGAACAGGCGTTGACCTGGTACCAGCGCGCCGCCGATGCGGGTGACGCCATCGGCATGTACGAGGTAGCCCGCGCCCATGACCTGGGGCTGGGCACCGAGGCCGACCCGGACCAGGCGGCGCAGTGGTATCGACGTGCTGCCGAGCAGGACAACGCCGAGGCGCAGTGGACGCTGGGTGAACGCCTGTACAAGCAAGGCCAGCACAGTGACGGGCTGAGCTGGATACGGGCCGCGGCCAGGCAGGGAGAACATCCGCAGGCCCAGCAGTTTCTCGCCAGCCGCGAAGGCAGCCGCACCACCATCACCCCGACCGAGCACGAACGCCGCGCCGCACTGGCGGCCATCGCGACGGTCGACCAGGCAGCCCAACGCCAGGATGCCGAGGCACTGGTGACGCTGATCGACGATGACGCGCAGATCCTGGTGCGCCTGCCGCACGAGCGTAACTGGCAGCATCTGAGCAAGGCGCAGCTGCGCACGCTCTGGCAGCAGACCTTTGCCCAGGCCGACGAGTACAGCTACCAGCGCAATGAGCCCGAACTGATAAACGCAGGCGGCACTATCCTGGCCTTCTCGCTGATCCGGGAGAAGCTCAAACGCGGCGACCGGATACAGCAGCTGGAAATTCGCGAAAACGCCCAGTTACGCGTCCGCGACGGCAAGGCCAGCATCCATGGCCTGCGCCTGGATATCCGCCAACAAGGCGAGTGA
- a CDS encoding copper-binding protein: protein MRIFKALLLPLLLIISLLGVDQLHAAGDMTRRPLALPDLVLGNDDSDYFMSQTEYQLETGQAYQLKIIASGQKEYAFQAPEFATSIYLRKVEAGGVEVKAVTLTELEFEDAGEAEIFFLPVKPGKYRFYAKGLEGKGMLGHFVVK, encoded by the coding sequence ATGCGTATTTTCAAGGCTCTGCTACTGCCGCTGTTGCTGATCATCAGCCTGCTCGGTGTCGATCAACTGCACGCCGCCGGCGATATGACCCGCCGCCCGCTGGCACTGCCCGACCTGGTGTTGGGTAACGATGACAGCGACTACTTCATGTCGCAGACTGAGTACCAGCTGGAAACCGGCCAGGCCTACCAGCTCAAGATCATCGCCAGCGGGCAGAAGGAATACGCCTTTCAGGCGCCGGAGTTCGCCACTTCCATCTACCTGCGCAAGGTCGAGGCAGGCGGCGTTGAGGTCAAGGCGGTCACCCTCACCGAGCTGGAGTTCGAGGACGCCGGCGAGGCGGAGATCTTCTTCCTGCCGGTCAAACCGGGCAAATACCGCTTCTACGCCAAGGGCCTGGAAGGCAAGGGCATGCTTGGTCATTTCGTGGTCAAGTAG
- a CDS encoding histidine kinase, translating into MTALGRINLGVSLLFVLVTLIGLALLLRQASHDVQRELQAAEAVVEYLGEVARSNPGSLRPELTENLRHIRVSWLRPGEEPEQQTESLIEHWIAERLLGSASLVADAWPLEDGRELRIALDPYDEIEEIQDSLLQLLLLSAFALVLSLLTIRFAVNRARRVLDELLAGLREVGAGHFDTRLHDHGLAEAKHLAAHFNEMTITLQQVQADNAELTQALLELQERERTRLGQTLHDDLGQYLSGIRAQACLLKVIADRPQQVQDTARLLDDNCERLQQGFRSLIRDLYPVVLERLELGPALQQLAADWQQAQGIRCRLQLGEHLPSLPLASKAHLYRLVQEALTNVARHAEASEVRIRLQRRGHGLRLLVRDNGQGTALPLRPGIGLRSMRERSRSLGGELRLHSRPQAGWALCLNIPLEAAS; encoded by the coding sequence ATGACCGCCCTCGGCCGCATCAACCTCGGCGTCAGCCTGCTGTTCGTGCTGGTGACCCTGATCGGGCTGGCGCTGCTGTTGCGCCAGGCCAGCCACGATGTGCAGCGCGAGCTACAGGCCGCCGAAGCGGTGGTGGAATACCTCGGCGAAGTGGCGCGCAGCAATCCCGGCAGCCTGCGCCCGGAGCTGACCGAGAACCTGCGGCATATCCGCGTGAGCTGGCTGCGTCCGGGTGAAGAGCCCGAGCAGCAGACCGAAAGCCTCATCGAGCACTGGATCGCCGAACGCCTGCTGGGCTCGGCTTCACTGGTGGCCGATGCCTGGCCGCTGGAGGATGGCCGCGAGTTGCGTATCGCTCTCGACCCCTATGACGAGATCGAGGAAATCCAGGACTCGCTGTTGCAACTGCTACTGCTCAGCGCCTTCGCCCTGGTCCTCAGCCTGCTCACCATCCGCTTTGCCGTAAACCGGGCTCGGCGCGTGTTGGACGAGCTGCTTGCCGGCCTGCGCGAAGTCGGCGCCGGTCACTTCGATACCCGTTTGCATGACCACGGCCTGGCCGAGGCCAAGCACCTGGCGGCGCATTTCAACGAGATGACCATCACCCTGCAACAGGTGCAGGCGGACAACGCCGAGCTGACCCAGGCGCTGCTGGAACTGCAGGAGCGCGAGCGCACGCGCCTCGGTCAGACCCTGCATGATGACCTCGGCCAGTACCTGAGTGGCATCCGTGCCCAGGCCTGCCTGCTCAAGGTGATTGCCGACCGGCCGCAGCAGGTGCAGGACACCGCGCGCCTGCTCGACGACAACTGCGAGCGCCTGCAGCAGGGCTTTCGCAGCCTGATTCGCGACCTCTACCCGGTGGTGCTGGAGCGCCTGGAGCTGGGCCCGGCGCTGCAGCAACTGGCAGCCGACTGGCAGCAGGCGCAAGGCATTCGCTGCCGTCTGCAACTGGGCGAGCACCTGCCGAGCCTGCCGCTGGCGAGCAAGGCCCACCTCTATCGCCTGGTGCAGGAGGCGCTGACCAACGTCGCCCGCCATGCCGAGGCCAGCGAAGTACGCATTCGCCTGCAACGCCGTGGTCATGGCTTGCGCCTGCTGGTGCGCGACAACGGCCAGGGTACTGCACTGCCGCTGCGCCCCGGTATCGGCCTGCGCTCGATGCGCGAACGCAGCCGCAGTCTGGGCGGCGAACTGCGCCTGCACAGCCGCCCGCAAGCCGGTTGGGCGCTGTGTCTGAACATCCCTCTGGAGGCCGCGTCATGA
- a CDS encoding response regulator transcription factor yields MKILLVDDHAVVRQGYASLLRALLPEVQLREACDGEQALQRVQEEIPNLVIMDIGLPGISGLETTRRLRQRLPQLRVLFFSMHDELPLVRQALDAGAIGYLTKNSSPEVLVEAVKRTASGHAYIEQQLATQLACNPASSDGLDPRLRELTQREFEIFVMLARGLPPRQIAEKLCISAKTLSNYQTLVKNKLQISSQAELVHLAIDSGVVRVGMESA; encoded by the coding sequence ATGAAGATTCTATTGGTGGACGATCACGCCGTGGTGCGCCAGGGCTACGCAAGCCTGCTGCGCGCGCTGTTGCCGGAGGTGCAGCTGCGTGAAGCCTGCGATGGCGAACAGGCTCTGCAACGGGTGCAGGAGGAGATTCCCAACCTGGTGATCATGGACATCGGCCTGCCCGGCATCAGCGGCCTGGAAACTACCCGCCGCCTGCGTCAGCGCCTGCCGCAACTGCGCGTGCTGTTCTTCAGCATGCATGACGAACTGCCCCTGGTGCGCCAGGCGCTGGACGCCGGCGCCATCGGCTACCTGACCAAGAACTCGTCGCCGGAAGTGCTGGTAGAAGCGGTCAAACGCACCGCCTCCGGCCACGCCTATATCGAGCAGCAGTTGGCGACCCAGCTGGCCTGCAACCCTGCCAGCAGCGACGGCCTCGACCCGCGCCTGCGCGAACTGACCCAGCGCGAGTTCGAAATCTTCGTCATGCTCGCCCGCGGCCTGCCACCCCGGCAGATCGCCGAGAAGCTGTGCATCAGCGCCAAGACCCTGTCCAACTACCAGACCCTGGTGAAGAACAAACTGCAGATCAGCTCGCAGGCGGAGCTGGTGCATTTGGCGATTGATAGCGGAGTGGTCAGGGTGGGGATGGAGAGTGCCTGA
- a CDS encoding pentapeptide repeat-containing protein gives MNYLPLLIPVLLLVIGSHAIGAETDGVPQINGCRIEPDSQCPNANLRGADLRNLDMRRMNLSGADLSGADLRHATLDLANLEKAKLRGANLTRASLQQSNLRLADLSGANLVAISGWALFAQAAQFEGADMRAANLEFARLSGAKLHNVQLQAANLEMTWLSKADLKGAHLEDANLQEVKLGGSNLENANLTGARTRFGNFQDANMPGCIDCPKGWD, from the coding sequence ATGAACTACCTGCCCCTGCTTATTCCGGTTCTGCTGCTGGTAATCGGCAGCCACGCCATCGGCGCCGAGACCGACGGCGTGCCACAGATCAACGGCTGCCGTATCGAACCTGACAGCCAATGCCCCAACGCCAACCTGCGCGGCGCCGACCTGCGCAACCTCGACATGCGCCGCATGAACCTGTCCGGTGCTGACCTTTCCGGCGCTGACCTGCGTCACGCCACGCTGGACCTGGCCAACCTGGAAAAAGCCAAGCTGCGTGGCGCCAACCTGACCCGCGCCAGCCTGCAACAAAGCAACCTGCGCCTGGCCGACCTGTCTGGCGCCAACCTGGTGGCCATCAGCGGCTGGGCGCTGTTCGCCCAGGCGGCACAATTCGAAGGCGCTGACATGCGCGCCGCCAACCTGGAGTTCGCCCGCCTCTCCGGCGCCAAACTGCACAACGTCCAGCTGCAGGCCGCCAACCTGGAAATGACCTGGCTGAGCAAGGCCGACCTCAAGGGCGCGCACCTGGAAGATGCCAACCTGCAGGAAGTGAAACTCGGCGGCTCCAACCTGGAAAATGCCAACCTCACTGGTGCACGCACCCGCTTCGGCAACTTTCAGGACGCCAACATGCCCGGCTGCATCGACTGCCCGAAAGGCTGGGACTGA